The genomic stretch ATATCGCATCATACCAGAGGAATTAACTGCGTGGGCAGAATTTGAATCTAAAAAATTAGATGCAATAGCTATCCCAACAGCCGTATTTGACCAGGTAATCACTGACCCGCAATGGCAAAAATACATCGTCAGTCAATCGGGAATGAATGTTTATTATTTAGGGCTAAACTGCCAGAAACCACTTTTTGATAAGGTAGAGGTGCGACAGGCTCTAAACTATGCCATTAATAAAGAGATAATTTTAAATACCGTCCTAAAAAATCGGGGAATTATTTCGCATGGTCCAATACCTCCGATAATTCAAGGTTACTCAAATAATCTTAAACCTTATGAATACAATCCTCAAAAAGCAAAAGAATTATTGACTCAGGCTGGATATCCAGATGGCTTTTCAATGAAAATATACCAGAAAAGTAGTCGTGAGGTGTTAGAGATTACGGAAATATTACAGGCTCAATTAAAAGAAGCAGGAATAAAGGTAGAAATTGTGCAACTTGAGTGGAGCACTTTAAAAGAGATGATTAATGAAGGAAAAACTGATGCCTTTTATCTTGCCTGGATTGCCGATTATCCAGATGCAGAAAATTTCTTGACCCCACTTTTTCATTCAAAAAACTTTGGGAGTGGTGGAAATCGTGCATTTTATAAAAATCAAGCAGTTGATGAATTAATCGAACAGGCTCAACAAACTACTGATTTAGATGAAAGGATAAAATTATACCAACAAATTGAAACTAAAATTCATAAAGACTGTCCCTGGGTATTTCTTTGGCATCAAAAGGAATTTAGCCTTCATCAACCCTGGATAAAAGGCTACAAATCCTATCCAATTTGCAATGCAGATAAAGGAACCTCAATATCACGAAATTAAAAGCGAGTAATGGGTAACTAATTACCAGTTACTAAAGAAGGAGGAAAGAATAAAAAATGGGTAAAAAGTATTATCTGATGTCGCCAGGACCTACCTCAGTTCCACCAGAGGTAAGTTTAGCTGAGGCAAAACCGATTCTTCACCATCGGACAAAGGACTTTGAAGCGGTGCTTGGTAAGGTAAATGAGGAGATAAAATATCTATTCCAGACACAAAATGATGTTTTTACCTTTGCTTCATCAGGAACAGGGGCAATGGAATCAGCCGTGGCAAATCTGCTCTGTGCCGGTGATACTGCTCTGGTTGTTCGAGGTGGAAAATTCGGTGAACGGTGGGGAAATATCTGTAAGGCTTATGGTGTTAATTTTATTCCTTTAGACATAGAATGGGGTTGTGCGGTTAGCGCCAATGAGATTGAGGCTAAATTAAAGGAGAACCCAAATATAAAGGCGGTATTTACTACCCTGTGTGAGACCTCTACGGCAACCCTTATGCCGATTAAAGAAATTGGTGAGGTAGTTGCCAAAACTACTGCGTGTCTGGTGGTAGATGCGGTTAGCGGTCTGGGCGTGGATGAATTCAGGATGGATGAGTGGAATGTCGATGTCGCCGCAGTTGGCTCTCAAAAGGGCTTGATGATTCCACCAGGATTGGCTTTTGCCGCAGTTAGCCCCAGGGCAATGGCAATGAGTAAAACTTCGACCTTACCTAAATTCTATTTCTCTTTTGCGGCGTATAAAAAAGGATTGGAATCTGGTGAACCGCCTTATACCCCTCCTGTTTCTTTGATTTATGCCTTGCGACAGGCACTTGATATGATTAAACAGGAAACTATAGAAAAGGTATGGCAAAGACATGCCATTTTGGCACAAGCTACCCGCGCCGGAATTACAGCATTAGGCTTACGACTCCTATCAAAAAGCCCGGCAAATGGACTGACGGCGGCTTTTGGACCTGGAGAAGATGACGGCGGGATTATTGTTAAAAAATATAGCCAATTAGGGATAACCGTAGCCGGCGGTCAGGACCATCTCAAAGGAAAAATATTTAGAGTTGCTCACATGGGTTATGCAGAGATGTTTGATGTCATCATGGCTATCTCTGCCTTAGAAATGATATTAATGGACATAGGCTATAAATTTGAGATTGGTGCCGGGGTAAAAGCCGCTGAGGAGGCACTTCAAAAACTATCTGGTTAGACTAAAAGAGATTAGACCACGAAGAACACGAAGTGAAATTTGATGAAATATCTAATGAAGTTAGCAAATATTAAAGTTGGCTTGTTATGTTGATAAATTTCAATGTAGAAAGATTGAAAGAAGGCATAAAAAGATTTGTTCTGTAACATCTCCCTGCCCTTCGTGCTCTTCGTGGTGAATAGTTACCAAAAGGATTAAAAATCAGTGTTTCATCCGTGTCTATCTATGGCTGAATAATTACGATTTATTTTACATTTTTCTTTGTGTCTGTGCGTCTTTGTGTGATTATTATCCTTCTGAAAATATCCACATAGGGAGTTAAAAGATGCAAATGAACAAAAGGTTAATATGGGTTAATCTTATTTTAATAATCTTGTTATCCAGTGGCTGTGTCGCACTACCTCATAAGCCTACTCCTAAAACCCCACAAGAGATAGCCAGAGCATTAGAACAGGAGAATTTTGACCTGGCTACGGCATACAACAAAGCCGGGATGTTGGAAGAAGCATTATATTTCTCTAAGGAGGTATTGAAGTTAAATCCACAACATCAACAGGCTCAGGAGCTTCGAGATAAGATATTAGATGAATTAAAAAAGGAGAAAACACCACCTACACCTGAAGAACCAAAACAAGAACCTTTACCCTCTTTAAAAGAGATTCAGCCGCTTCCCGCTAAAGAAATATCGCCTCTAAAAGAAAAAGAGGCTATTGCTGAAATTGAGGGATTACCTGAAAAGGAAGTAAAGTTAGAGATAAAAAAAGTGCCGACACAAAAACCTCCTGCGGTGCCCGAGTTACCTTTTTTTGAATTTGCTAAAGAATTACGCACAAAAAGGTTATATGCGGATGCTATTACAGAACTCTCAAATATATTAAACGATTATCCAAATACTCCTTTAAGAGAAAAGATAGATTTTGAATTAGCCAATAATTATTTTGACCAGGCTCAATACGATAAGGCGTTAAATCTTTTCTCTCAAATTATGACACAAAAAAAAGACCTTCAATATGATGCTCAATTAATGCTTGCAAAATGTTATGAAAAAACAGGAGACCATGAAAAAGCAAAGATAGAATATCTAAGATTGATTAAGCGTTTGAATATTCTTACACTTCCTAAAATAGAAGAAGTAAGTAAAGAAGTTACGGCATTAAAATCTATTTTAGACAAAACTACACCGCTTCCCCAAAAAAAGGAAGATTTAGAAGCAGAAGCTCATTTTGGTGTTGGGAATGTGTCTCGTGCAAGAAGGGAATATCGCCAGGCATTAGTCGAATATGATAATACAATAAAAAAATCTCCAAAATCTCCAGTCTCGGCAGATGCGGCTTTTTATATTGCGGATATTTATGATAATGTCATAGAACTCAGGGATTATGAGCAGGCAGTAAATGCCTACACT from bacterium encodes the following:
- a CDS encoding alanine--glyoxylate aminotransferase family protein, producing MGKKYYLMSPGPTSVPPEVSLAEAKPILHHRTKDFEAVLGKVNEEIKYLFQTQNDVFTFASSGTGAMESAVANLLCAGDTALVVRGGKFGERWGNICKAYGVNFIPLDIEWGCAVSANEIEAKLKENPNIKAVFTTLCETSTATLMPIKEIGEVVAKTTACLVVDAVSGLGVDEFRMDEWNVDVAAVGSQKGLMIPPGLAFAAVSPRAMAMSKTSTLPKFYFSFAAYKKGLESGEPPYTPPVSLIYALRQALDMIKQETIEKVWQRHAILAQATRAGITALGLRLLSKSPANGLTAAFGPGEDDGGIIVKKYSQLGITVAGGQDHLKGKIFRVAHMGYAEMFDVIMAISALEMILMDIGYKFEIGAGVKAAEEALQKLSG
- a CDS encoding tetratricopeptide repeat protein, with protein sequence MNKRLIWVNLILIILLSSGCVALPHKPTPKTPQEIARALEQENFDLATAYNKAGMLEEALYFSKEVLKLNPQHQQAQELRDKILDELKKEKTPPTPEEPKQEPLPSLKEIQPLPAKEISPLKEKEAIAEIEGLPEKEVKLEIKKVPTQKPPAVPELPFFEFAKELRTKRLYADAITELSNILNDYPNTPLREKIDFELANNYFDQAQYDKALNLFSQIMTQKKDLQYDAQLMLAKCYEKTGDHEKAKIEYLRLIKRLNILTLPKIEEVSKEVTALKSILDKTTPLPQKKEDLEAEAHFGVGNVSRARREYRQALVEYDNTIKKSPKSPVSADAAFYIADIYDNVIELRDYEQAVNAYTRVISDYPDSKWIDRAKERKKYLIDNYL
- a CDS encoding ABC transporter substrate-binding protein, which produces MFNKKLWLIYIICGILLGCGQPKEDKSIFKSRLSADVTTLDPALVVDVSGGMLTAKLFNGLVKYNEKMEIVPDIAEGWEISKDGKTYTFYLKKGVKFTNGREVESSDFKYSIQRVLNLKTKSPRTWVFDKISGAKECLTGTTTECSGLVIKDKWTLQIILEEAFAPFLGFLAMPTAYVVPKEDVEKWGDDFSKYVVGTGPFKLEKWVNDEKIVFVANPDYFETKPKVKRLEYRIIPEELTAWAEFESKKLDAIAIPTAVFDQVITDPQWQKYIVSQSGMNVYYLGLNCQKPLFDKVEVRQALNYAINKEIILNTVLKNRGIISHGPIPPIIQGYSNNLKPYEYNPQKAKELLTQAGYPDGFSMKIYQKSSREVLEITEILQAQLKEAGIKVEIVQLEWSTLKEMINEGKTDAFYLAWIADYPDAENFLTPLFHSKNFGSGGNRAFYKNQAVDELIEQAQQTTDLDERIKLYQQIETKIHKDCPWVFLWHQKEFSLHQPWIKGYKSYPICNADKGTSISRN